In one window of Streptomyces griseus subsp. griseus DNA:
- the dpdA gene encoding tRNA-guanine transglycosylase DpdA, with product MKFYFPDSQDLVSPTYDFVNDEYSPYRVRQRDDVYAHQVVTPIPYDGILVSKAVVDGSVKGSGKYSSPQRERFYRLGVRNFFRLPEACATIGDCGAFNYIDEERPPYEVDEVMDFYGRCGFDAGISIDHIIFGYIPEESDKQPEDAWITRQQISLELAEEFITATRKSGAHFEPVGAAQGWGPQSYAHSVKQLQKMGYRRIALGGMVPLKSHEILSCLRAIDDIRSPGTGLHLLGINRVDSMEQFARHGVTSFDSTSAFRQAFMDDRNNYHSATDSYTAIRVPQVDGNPALKRLILSGNVSQAEAIAAERASLRALREFDREDTSIEEVLTALGTYESLVLGPKKKSYLEVYERTLSDAPWRICPCALCEKHGIEIVIFRGSERNKRRGFHNLTVLEAKMRSLTFG from the coding sequence GTGAAATTCTATTTTCCTGACAGCCAGGACCTGGTGAGCCCCACCTACGACTTCGTCAACGACGAGTACTCGCCCTACCGAGTGCGCCAACGGGACGACGTCTACGCTCACCAGGTTGTGACGCCGATCCCCTACGACGGGATCCTCGTCAGCAAGGCGGTCGTCGACGGATCCGTGAAAGGCTCGGGAAAATACTCCTCCCCGCAGCGCGAGCGTTTCTACCGGCTGGGCGTGAGAAATTTCTTCCGTCTCCCCGAAGCCTGTGCCACCATCGGTGACTGTGGCGCCTTCAACTATATAGACGAAGAGCGTCCGCCTTACGAGGTGGATGAAGTCATGGACTTCTACGGCCGTTGTGGATTCGATGCGGGAATTAGTATCGACCACATTATCTTCGGGTATATTCCCGAAGAGTCTGATAAGCAGCCCGAAGACGCCTGGATCACCCGGCAGCAAATCTCCCTGGAACTTGCCGAAGAATTCATTACCGCAACACGAAAATCAGGCGCGCACTTCGAACCGGTCGGTGCAGCACAGGGTTGGGGCCCGCAAAGCTACGCGCACAGCGTGAAGCAGTTGCAGAAGATGGGTTACCGGCGCATCGCACTGGGCGGCATGGTTCCCCTCAAATCGCACGAAATCCTCTCCTGCCTGCGCGCCATCGACGACATTCGCTCCCCGGGAACAGGACTGCATCTCCTCGGCATCAACCGGGTGGACAGCATGGAACAGTTCGCCCGTCACGGCGTGACCAGTTTCGACAGTACCTCCGCCTTCCGTCAGGCCTTCATGGATGACCGCAATAACTACCACTCGGCCACCGACTCCTACACGGCCATCAGGGTCCCCCAAGTCGACGGAAACCCCGCACTCAAGCGGCTCATCCTGTCCGGGAACGTGTCGCAGGCAGAAGCAATCGCCGCCGAGCGAGCCAGCCTGCGCGCCCTGCGCGAATTCGATCGCGAGGACACGTCCATAGAGGAGGTCCTGACTGCCCTCGGAACCTACGAATCCCTCGTACTCGGGCCCAAAAAGAAAAGCTACCTCGAAGTGTACGAGCGCACCCTGAGCGATGCGCCCTGGCGCATCTGTCCCTGCGCCCTGTGTGAGAAGCACGGAATTGAGATCGTGATATTCCGGGGGAGTGAGCGAAACAAGCGTCGCGGATTTCATAATTTGACCGTGCTCGAAGCGAAAATGCGATCACTCACCTTCGGGTAA
- a CDS encoding GTP cyclohydrolase I FolE2 — MHDIQNEADRRGISIDEVGISGLRYPLTFDDGYTRQKGIADISVTVGLQADRRGTHMSRMIALVHEEVATLTPQEFPIALKRGLALLDAPALTLTLTLPIATAVTAPASQRESWQAHDVTVTGRITASGCTVTTSVTTHVTSLCPCSKAISDYGAHNQRSEITLEITGTDDTPYPLPVHEIIQMLRATGSAPVIPLIKRPDERVVTMQAYDHPVFVEDIIRDISLTCRDKGLTHTVTAKNLESIHSHDAIASLTYNNHH, encoded by the coding sequence ATGCACGACATCCAAAACGAAGCCGACCGCCGCGGCATTTCCATCGACGAGGTGGGCATCAGCGGCCTGCGTTACCCCCTCACCTTCGACGACGGCTACACCCGACAGAAGGGCATTGCTGACATCAGCGTCACCGTCGGCCTGCAAGCCGACCGGCGCGGCACCCACATGAGCCGCATGATCGCGCTCGTGCACGAGGAAGTCGCCACGCTGACCCCGCAGGAGTTTCCCATCGCTCTCAAGCGTGGCCTCGCCCTGCTCGATGCACCGGCTCTCACCCTCACCCTGACCCTGCCCATCGCCACGGCTGTCACCGCCCCCGCCAGCCAGCGGGAATCCTGGCAGGCCCACGACGTCACCGTCACCGGCCGCATCACCGCTTCCGGATGCACTGTCACCACCTCGGTGACCACGCACGTCACCAGCCTGTGCCCCTGCTCCAAAGCCATCTCCGACTACGGCGCCCACAACCAACGCAGCGAGATCACCCTGGAGATCACCGGCACCGACGACACCCCTTATCCCCTACCGGTCCACGAGATCATCCAGATGCTGCGTGCCACTGGCTCCGCTCCCGTCATCCCGCTTATCAAGCGGCCTGATGAACGCGTCGTCACCATGCAGGCCTACGACCACCCCGTGTTCGTCGAAGACATCATCCGGGACATAAGCCTCACCTGCCGAGACAAAGGGCTGACCCACACCGTCACGGCGAAGAACCTGGAAAGCATCCACAGCCACGACGCCATCGCGAGCCTCACTTACAACAACCACCACTGA
- the queC gene encoding 7-cyano-7-deazaguanine synthase QueC, with amino-acid sequence MDRPAIVLLSGGLDSTTVLAIAKDQGFTPYALSFRYGQRHSIELEAAQRVAQTQGVARHVIADIDLRVFGGSALTSDIEVPKHETLEDVEEGGVPITYVPARNTIFLSFALAFAETVGASDIFTGVTAVDYSGYPDCRPEYMEAFATMANLATRAGVEGTSKITLHSPLIALSKADIVREGLRLGVDYSLTSSCYDPDEQGQACGKCDTCLLRLKGFAEAGVKDPVRYQSA; translated from the coding sequence ATGGACCGTCCCGCGATCGTGTTGCTGAGCGGCGGCCTGGACTCGACCACGGTGCTGGCCATCGCCAAGGACCAGGGATTCACTCCCTACGCGCTCAGCTTCCGCTACGGCCAGCGGCACAGCATCGAGCTGGAGGCGGCTCAGCGCGTGGCGCAGACCCAGGGCGTGGCCCGGCACGTCATTGCCGACATCGATCTGCGGGTTTTCGGCGGCTCTGCCCTGACCTCCGACATCGAGGTGCCCAAGCACGAGACGCTGGAGGACGTCGAGGAGGGCGGGGTGCCGATCACGTATGTGCCGGCCCGCAACACGATCTTCCTCTCATTCGCGCTGGCGTTCGCCGAGACGGTCGGTGCCAGCGACATCTTCACCGGGGTCACAGCCGTGGACTACAGCGGCTACCCCGACTGCCGCCCCGAGTACATGGAGGCCTTCGCCACCATGGCCAACCTGGCCACCCGAGCTGGGGTGGAAGGAACCTCCAAGATCACCCTGCATTCCCCCCTGATCGCGCTGTCCAAGGCCGACATCGTGCGCGAGGGCCTGCGACTGGGCGTGGACTACTCCCTTACTTCCTCTTGCTACGACCCCGACGAGCAGGGGCAGGCCTGCGGTAAGTGCGACACCTGCCTGCTGCGCCTGAAGGGCTTCGCTGAAGCCGGCGTGAAGGACCCCGTCCGGTATCAGAGCGCCTGA
- the queE gene encoding 7-carboxy-7-deazaguanine synthase, with the protein MTYLIKEIFYTLQGEGSHAGRPAVFCRFSRCNLWTGREQDRARAICQFCDTDFVGTDGEGGGRFRTPQDLADAVEAAWPTTDRAHRFVVCTGGEPLLQLDEETIEALHERGFEVAVETNGTRPAPRGIDWLCVSPKIGSTLALTQGDELKLVYPQVGGDPAQFEELDFRHFRLQPLDDAHREAHTRATVEYCMKNPRWTLSLQTHKYLGIQ; encoded by the coding sequence ATGACCTATCTGATCAAGGAAATCTTCTACACCCTGCAGGGAGAAGGCAGCCACGCAGGGCGTCCGGCGGTCTTCTGCCGCTTCTCCCGCTGCAACCTGTGGACAGGCCGGGAACAGGACAGGGCCCGCGCTATCTGCCAGTTCTGCGACACCGACTTCGTCGGCACCGACGGTGAAGGTGGCGGCCGCTTTCGCACCCCGCAGGACCTAGCCGATGCCGTGGAGGCCGCCTGGCCCACGACCGATCGAGCCCACCGGTTCGTGGTGTGCACCGGTGGAGAGCCCCTGCTGCAACTGGATGAAGAAACCATCGAGGCTCTGCACGAGCGCGGCTTCGAAGTCGCAGTGGAAACCAACGGCACTCGCCCCGCCCCACGAGGGATCGACTGGCTGTGCGTCAGCCCCAAGATCGGCTCCACTCTGGCCCTCACCCAGGGTGACGAACTGAAACTGGTCTACCCGCAGGTCGGCGGTGACCCCGCCCAGTTCGAAGAACTGGACTTCCGGCACTTCAGGCTGCAACCGCTGGATGACGCTCACCGTGAAGCCCATACCCGTGCCACCGTCGAATACTGCATGAAGAACCCGCGCTGGACTCTCTCCCTCCAGACGCACAAGTATCTGGGAATTCAGTAA
- the dbpB gene encoding DGQHR domain-containing protein DpdB, whose amino-acid sequence MTFTVLKRRALRIEQHPTIPLYVFTLAAEEVHQVADVARISRDEAGRLIGYQRPEKKQHVKQILEYLDSDEVLFPNGLILALPSSVRFKSSPGPSSSDGLCTSGTLEISLPDSPDAPRPAWIVDGQQRSLALARTRNTRLAVTIAGFVAEDLETQRDQFLRVNTVSPLPTNLVTELLPEVGTVLPTKLSARKLPSVLVEALNQDKDSPFHGLVRRPSTTAEQKAEAVVTDNSLTTAIQESLNSPSGVFFPYKNLSNGTVDTATIRQILVIYWNAVRDTFPEAWGLPATRSRLMHGVGIRSMGRLMDRVMMAIPPASPHALEQARAELALVAPHCRWTDGRWPDLNIPWNELQNNPRHISTLSNYLLRIYVQEKAKAA is encoded by the coding sequence ATGACTTTCACTGTGCTTAAGCGTCGGGCCCTGCGGATCGAGCAGCACCCCACGATCCCGCTGTATGTGTTCACGTTGGCGGCAGAAGAGGTGCACCAGGTCGCCGACGTCGCGCGGATCTCCCGGGACGAGGCCGGCAGGCTCATCGGCTACCAGCGCCCCGAGAAAAAGCAGCACGTCAAGCAGATCCTGGAGTATCTCGACAGTGACGAGGTCCTCTTTCCCAACGGACTGATCCTCGCCTTGCCCTCCAGTGTGCGGTTCAAGTCCAGCCCCGGCCCCAGCAGCAGCGACGGCCTGTGTACCTCCGGGACGCTGGAGATCTCTCTGCCCGATTCCCCCGATGCCCCCCGGCCGGCCTGGATCGTCGACGGCCAGCAGCGCAGCCTCGCTCTGGCCCGCACCCGCAACACCCGCCTGGCCGTGACCATCGCCGGGTTTGTCGCCGAAGACCTGGAAACCCAGCGAGACCAGTTCCTGCGCGTGAACACGGTCTCCCCGCTGCCGACCAACCTCGTCACCGAACTGCTTCCCGAAGTCGGCACGGTGCTGCCGACCAAACTGTCCGCCAGGAAACTCCCCTCGGTCCTGGTCGAAGCCCTCAATCAGGACAAGGATTCGCCCTTCCACGGGTTGGTGCGCCGCCCTTCCACCACGGCCGAGCAGAAAGCGGAGGCTGTCGTCACCGACAACAGCCTCACCACGGCCATACAGGAATCCCTCAACTCCCCTTCGGGTGTTTTCTTCCCCTACAAAAATCTGTCCAACGGCACCGTCGACACCGCCACCATCCGGCAGATTCTTGTCATCTATTGGAATGCCGTCCGGGACACCTTCCCGGAAGCGTGGGGCCTGCCGGCGACTCGGAGTCGGCTGATGCACGGAGTGGGCATCCGCTCCATGGGGCGTCTCATGGACCGCGTAATGATGGCCATCCCGCCTGCATCCCCCCATGCGCTCGAGCAGGCACGGGCCGAACTCGCACTAGTCGCACCGCACTGCCGTTGGACCGACGGGCGCTGGCCGGACCTGAACATCCCTTGGAACGAACTCCAGAACAACCCGCGCCACATCAGCACCCTGTCGAACTACCTCCTCCGTATCTATGTGCAGGAAAAGGCAAAAGCGGCGTGA
- the queD gene encoding 6-carboxytetrahydropterin synthase QueD yields the protein MEIFREFTFEAAHRLPRVPEGHKCARLHGHSYKVIVHVEAPVDAELGWVMDFGDIKRAFKPIDAQLDHYYLNDIEGLDNPTSENLARWIWDRLIGELPALSEITVRETCTSGCTYRGV from the coding sequence ATGGAAATCTTTCGCGAGTTCACCTTCGAAGCAGCGCACCGCCTGCCGCGCGTACCTGAGGGCCACAAGTGTGCCCGCCTCCACGGCCACTCCTACAAGGTGATCGTGCACGTCGAAGCCCCCGTCGATGCAGAACTGGGCTGGGTGATGGACTTCGGCGACATCAAGCGGGCCTTCAAGCCCATCGATGCTCAACTCGACCACTACTACCTGAACGACATCGAAGGCCTGGACAACCCCACCAGCGAGAACCTGGCCCGCTGGATCTGGGACCGGCTGATCGGCGAACTTCCCGCACTGTCCGAGATCACCGTGCGGGAAACCTGCACCTCCGGTTGCACTTATCGAGGCGTGTAA